A window from Onychostoma macrolepis isolate SWU-2019 chromosome 07, ASM1243209v1, whole genome shotgun sequence encodes these proteins:
- the LOC131544307 gene encoding butyrophilin subfamily 1 member A1-like, whose product MKLVGVALMFCAITDLRSEMYNVVGPAEPLFTLTGEDVILPCSIKPNTSAVNMRVEWFRLDLQDSIVYLYENRENKITKQNQYFRGRTALFQEELQNGNASLKLSSVQVSDEGVYKCFIESNSWYDDITVSVDVGAVGTPPLIIVEEFDHSGGLRLLCECGGWNPKPELQWLDSKGENLTSDTEETHKDAKGYNVKHWITAHGIETKYHCRVKLRRHMLQTDIIVSSKMFHIWRTSVIWMSITVVLSIITGVAVATYVYTRRVRYLRRIQKEFTKRRKYAADVTLDPDTAHKYLILSEDGKQVRRGEKKQNVPDNPERFDKCGNVLGKQGFSSGRFYFEVQVKGKTDWDVGVARKSITRKGKITLSPQNGYWTVRLRNGNRYSACAGPTVSLSLKVKPQKLGVFVDYEEGLVSFYDVESRSHIYSFTDQWFTEDLYPILNPCTNIKNKYSAPLIISSVNFNE is encoded by the exons ATGAAGTTGGTTGGTGTGGCTCTGATGTTTTGTGCAATTACAGATTTAAGATCAG AGATGTATAATGTTGTGGGACCTGCAGAACCTCTCTTTACTTTGACTGGTGAAGATGTGATCCTGCCCTGTTCCATCAAGCCCAACACCAGTGCTGTAAACATGAGAGTGGAATGGTTTAGACTTGACCTTCAAGACTCAATAGTGTATCTCTATGAAAATCGTGAAAACAAGATCACGAAGCAGAACCAGTACTTCAGAGGGAGAACAGCACTCTTCCAAGAAGAACTACAGAATGGAAATGCATCACTCAAACTCTCATCAGTCCAAGTCTCTGATGAAGGAGTTTACAAGTGTTTTATTGAGTCCAACTCCTGGTATGATGACATCACTGTTAGTGTTGATGTCGGAG CTGTAGGAACTCCTCCACTGATCATAGTAGAGGAGTTTGATCATTCAGGAGGGCTTCGTCTGCTATGTGAATGTGGAGGTTGGAACCCTAAACCTGAGCTTCAGTGGCTGGACAGTAAAGGAGAGAATTTGACTTCTGATACTGAAGAGACACATAAAGATGCGAAGGGCTACAATGTGAAACACTGGATTACTGCACATGGCATTGAGACCAAGTATCACTGTAGAGTCAAACTGAGACGTCATATGTTGCAAACTGACATTATTGTCTCAA GTAAAATGTTTCACATTTGGAGAACATCAGTCATTTGGATGTCAATTACAGTTGttctcagcatcattactggAGTTGCAGTTGCTACTTATGTTTACACAAGAAGAG TTCGCTATTTGAGGAGGATTCAAAAAG AGTTCACAAAGAGAAGGAAATATGCAG CGGATGTGACACTGGATCCAGATACAGCTCATAAGTATCTCATCTTGTCTGAAGATGGGAAACAAGTACGacgtggagaaaaaaaacagaatgtCCCAGACAACCCTGAGAGGTTTGATAAATGTGGGAATGTCCTGGGAAAGCAGGGATTCTCCTCTGGAAGGTTTTATTTTGAGGTGCAGGTTAAGGGGAAAACTGATTGGGATGTAGGAGTGGCCAGAAAATCCATTACCAGAAAGGGGAAGATCACACTGAGTCCTCAGAATGGTTATTGGACAGTGCGGTTGAGAAATGGGAACCGGTATAGTGCCTGTGCTGGGcccactgtctctctctccctgaAAGTCAAGCCTCAGAAGTTGGGTGTGTTTGTGGATTATGAGGAAGGCTTGGTCTCTTTTTATGATGTGGAGTCCAGATCTCATATCTACTCTTTCACCGATCAGTGGTTCACTGAGGATCTCTATCCGATCTTAAACCCATgtacaaacattaaaaacaaatactcTGCTCCACTGATCATCTCATCTGTTAATTTCAATGAGTGA
- the ccdc166 gene encoding uncharacterized protein ccdc166 isoform X3 yields the protein MSSKKTSESKSQQDAGVSAESDGQDERQMLLHREYETLTENLSTLKRRVEQKRKENEFLQNEIAQSRIESKEYMSYMSKRAEKRQNAILNLSDQSHKELEELQRQRQNMQDKHEEQANELQMAILQMENQLALLNSEIADLKEVKTLQQQQSCRITELGKELTTMQCHHSESLVALKADFIKKKKSCEQQAEDTVHALTISANKVSGYFLSLFPRRHLTP from the exons ATGTCATCAAAGAAGACAAGCGAGTCAAAGAGCCAGCAGGACGCAGGTGTCTCGGCTGAGAGCGATGGACAGGATGAGAGACAGATGCTGTTACACAGAGA ATATGAGACCCTAACTGAGAACCTAAGCACACTGAAGAGGAGAGTTGAACAAAA ACGAAAAGAAAATGAGTTTCTTCAGAATGAGATAGCTCAGAGCCGTATCGAAAGT AAAGAGTACATGTCATATATGTCTAAAAGAGCAGAGAAGAGGCAGAATGCAATATTGAATTTGAGTGATCAGAGCCATAAGGAACTTGAGGAGctgcagagacagagacagaacatgcaggatAAACATGAGGAGCAGGCCAATG AGTTGCAGATGGCGATCCTGCAGATGGAAAATCAGCTGGCCCTGCTAAATAGTGAAATTGCAGACCTGAAAGAGGTTAAG ACTCTACAACAGCAGCAGTCATGTCGTATCACTGAGCTGGGGAAGGAGTTGACTACCATGCAGTGTCATCATTCAGAGTCTCTGGTGGCTCTCAAGGCTGACTTCATTAAAAAGAAGAAGAGCTGTGAGCAGCAGGCAGAAGACACTGTGCATGCTCTTACTATCTCAGCCAACAAG GTCTCAGGATATTTTCTTTCCCTTTTTCCCAGGAGGCATCTCACTCCCTGA
- the ccdc166 gene encoding uncharacterized protein ccdc166 isoform X2, with amino-acid sequence MSSKKTSESKSQQDAGVSAESDGQDERQMLLHREYETLTENLSTLKRRVEQKRKENEFLQNEIAQSRIESKEYMSYMSKRAEKRQNAILNLSDQSHKELEELQRQRQNMQDKHEEQANELQMAILQMENQLALLNSEIADLKEVKTLQQQQSCRITELGKELTTMQCHHSESLVALKADFIKKKKSCEQQAEDTVHALTISANKDIFFPFFPGGISLPDVLYK; translated from the exons ATGTCATCAAAGAAGACAAGCGAGTCAAAGAGCCAGCAGGACGCAGGTGTCTCGGCTGAGAGCGATGGACAGGATGAGAGACAGATGCTGTTACACAGAGA ATATGAGACCCTAACTGAGAACCTAAGCACACTGAAGAGGAGAGTTGAACAAAA ACGAAAAGAAAATGAGTTTCTTCAGAATGAGATAGCTCAGAGCCGTATCGAAAGT AAAGAGTACATGTCATATATGTCTAAAAGAGCAGAGAAGAGGCAGAATGCAATATTGAATTTGAGTGATCAGAGCCATAAGGAACTTGAGGAGctgcagagacagagacagaacatgcaggatAAACATGAGGAGCAGGCCAATG AGTTGCAGATGGCGATCCTGCAGATGGAAAATCAGCTGGCCCTGCTAAATAGTGAAATTGCAGACCTGAAAGAGGTTAAG ACTCTACAACAGCAGCAGTCATGTCGTATCACTGAGCTGGGGAAGGAGTTGACTACCATGCAGTGTCATCATTCAGAGTCTCTGGTGGCTCTCAAGGCTGACTTCATTAAAAAGAAGAAGAGCTGTGAGCAGCAGGCAGAAGACACTGTGCATGCTCTTACTATCTCAGCCAACAAG GATATTTTCTTTCCCTTTTTCCCAGGAGGCATCTCACTCCCTGATGtcctatataaataa
- the ccdc166 gene encoding uncharacterized protein ccdc166 isoform X1 — MSSKKTSESKSQQDAGVSAESDGQDERQMLLHREYETLTENLSTLKRRVEQKRKENEFLQNEIAQSRIESKEYMSYMSKRAEKRQNAILNLSDQSHKELEELQRQRQNMQDKHEEQANELQMAILQMENQLALLNSEIADLKEVKTLQQQQSCRITELGKELTTMQCHHSESLVALKADFIKKKKSCEQQAEDTVHALTISANKEASHSLMSYINKVFQEKKSLHEEYKLLFQRAQALQKQQDALQTHRQQLLLEQKCTQKIHAQRISLRSKYANNNEHPQSDHQ; from the exons ATGTCATCAAAGAAGACAAGCGAGTCAAAGAGCCAGCAGGACGCAGGTGTCTCGGCTGAGAGCGATGGACAGGATGAGAGACAGATGCTGTTACACAGAGA ATATGAGACCCTAACTGAGAACCTAAGCACACTGAAGAGGAGAGTTGAACAAAA ACGAAAAGAAAATGAGTTTCTTCAGAATGAGATAGCTCAGAGCCGTATCGAAAGT AAAGAGTACATGTCATATATGTCTAAAAGAGCAGAGAAGAGGCAGAATGCAATATTGAATTTGAGTGATCAGAGCCATAAGGAACTTGAGGAGctgcagagacagagacagaacatgcaggatAAACATGAGGAGCAGGCCAATG AGTTGCAGATGGCGATCCTGCAGATGGAAAATCAGCTGGCCCTGCTAAATAGTGAAATTGCAGACCTGAAAGAGGTTAAG ACTCTACAACAGCAGCAGTCATGTCGTATCACTGAGCTGGGGAAGGAGTTGACTACCATGCAGTGTCATCATTCAGAGTCTCTGGTGGCTCTCAAGGCTGACTTCATTAAAAAGAAGAAGAGCTGTGAGCAGCAGGCAGAAGACACTGTGCATGCTCTTACTATCTCAGCCAACAAG GAGGCATCTCACTCCCTGATGtcctatataaataaagtttttcagGAGAAAAAAAGCCTGCATGAGGAGTATAAATTACTTTTCCAGAGAGCTCAAGCTCTACAAAAACAGCAGGACGCTCTACAGACTCATCGACAGCAACTGCTGCTGGAGCAAAAGTGTACGCAGAAGATTCATGCCCAACGTATTTCCCTACGCTCAAAATACGCAAACAATAACGAACACCCCCAGAGTGACCACCAGTAA